From one Rhopalosiphum padi isolate XX-2018 chromosome 2, ASM2088224v1, whole genome shotgun sequence genomic stretch:
- the LOC132921329 gene encoding phosphatidylcholine:ceramide cholinephosphotransferase 2-like isoform X2: MVLESKGEPSTDGIQNRIGIKGVSYTCNEDHKKEFVHIEIDMPPANGHLNERQRQPLLGLCKQVTTAISNGVGWEPRNDSNTDNCEHQRPNMGHIHQALVDNKHQSDSGTTPIEDENGFSHKYLNNNANGATVHIDIPNNANVLSSNDKIRIPQEKFKTFVALILLIVNFLITTTSLAVVHERVPDRSLYKPLPDTFLDAVPARDWALDVSEIFIIVSTNLTLLIIASHKYRFIVLRRLMFMLSLLYLLRSITMFVTVLPTSSTTYYCSPKANSTNPVLIARRVFQLFSGFGLSINGKHTFCGDYIYSGHTTILVMSYLITVEYSPRRWYILHWASWLMAAVGVLMVLIAHGHYTIDVIIAYLVTTRLFWIYHTLANNVYLKHSSSNNYLSRSWWFWMFKYFEGNINGPIPRQYDWPLPWPRRFTAAKYPNRDS, encoded by the exons ATGGTACTAGAATCGAAAGGAGAGCCTAGCACTGATGGAATCCAAAATAGAATTGGAATTAAAGGGGTTTCCTATACATGTAACGAAGATCATAAAAAAGAATTCGTTCATATTGAAATTGACATGCCTCCAGCTAATGGCCATTTA AATGAACGTCAAAGGCAGCCATTGTTGGGCTTATGTAAACAGGTGACAACAGCTATTAGTAATGGTGTCGGTTGGGAACCAAGAAATGATTCAAATACAGACAATTGTGAGCACCAACGACCTAATATGGGTCATATACACCAAGCATTGGTAGACAACAAGCATCAATCTGATAGTGGGACAACACCTATTGAAGATGAAAATGGGTTTAGCCACAAATATCTCAACAATAATGCCAATGGAGCAACTGTGCACATAGATATACCAAATAATGCTAATGTATTATCATCAAATGATAAAATTAGGATCCCACAAGAGAAATTCAAGACTTTTGTtg cttTAATACTGTTGATTGTGAATTTTTTAATCACCACTACATCTTTGGCTGTTGTTCATGAAAGAGTGCCTGATCGTAGTCTGTACAAACCATTACCGGATACATTTTTAGATGCTGTACCTGCTCGAGACTGGGCATTAGATGTATCagaaatatttatcattgtcaGCACAAACTTAACATTGTTAATTATTGCCAGTCATAAGTATAG gtttattGTACTACGTAGACTGATGTTCATGTTGTCTCTTCTATATCTCCTTCGCTCCATCACTATGTTTGTAACTGTATTGCCCACTTCTAGTACCACTTATTATTGTTCGCCTAAAGCCAACTCAACAAATCCAGTATTGATTGCTAGACGTGTTTTCCAGTTGTTTTCTGGTTTTGGTTTGTCAATCAATGGCAAGCACACATTTTGTGgcgattatatatatagtggaCATACCACAATTTTAGTGATGAGTTACTTAATCACCGTTGAAT aCTCTCCCAGACGATGGTATATATTGCATTGGGCTTCATGGTTGATGGCAGCTGTTGGAGTATTAATGGTACTCATAGCACACGGTCACTATACTATTGATGTGATTATTGCATACTTGGTTACTACACGGCTGTTTTGGATATACCATACATTAGCTAATAATGTTTATCTAAAG cataGCAGTTCCAATAATTACTTATCACGATCATGGTGGTTTTGGatgttcaaatattttgaaggAAATATCAATGGTCCAATACCTCGTCAATATGATTGGCCTTTACCATGGCCTCGACGTTTCACAGCTGCTAAATATCCAAATCGAGATAGTTAG
- the LOC132921329 gene encoding phosphatidylcholine:ceramide cholinephosphotransferase 2-like isoform X1, which translates to MVSSAFTWMVLESKGEPSTDGIQNRIGIKGVSYTCNEDHKKEFVHIEIDMPPANGHLNERQRQPLLGLCKQVTTAISNGVGWEPRNDSNTDNCEHQRPNMGHIHQALVDNKHQSDSGTTPIEDENGFSHKYLNNNANGATVHIDIPNNANVLSSNDKIRIPQEKFKTFVALILLIVNFLITTTSLAVVHERVPDRSLYKPLPDTFLDAVPARDWALDVSEIFIIVSTNLTLLIIASHKYRFIVLRRLMFMLSLLYLLRSITMFVTVLPTSSTTYYCSPKANSTNPVLIARRVFQLFSGFGLSINGKHTFCGDYIYSGHTTILVMSYLITVEYSPRRWYILHWASWLMAAVGVLMVLIAHGHYTIDVIIAYLVTTRLFWIYHTLANNVYLKHSSSNNYLSRSWWFWMFKYFEGNINGPIPRQYDWPLPWPRRFTAAKYPNRDS; encoded by the exons GATGGTACTAGAATCGAAAGGAGAGCCTAGCACTGATGGAATCCAAAATAGAATTGGAATTAAAGGGGTTTCCTATACATGTAACGAAGATCATAAAAAAGAATTCGTTCATATTGAAATTGACATGCCTCCAGCTAATGGCCATTTA AATGAACGTCAAAGGCAGCCATTGTTGGGCTTATGTAAACAGGTGACAACAGCTATTAGTAATGGTGTCGGTTGGGAACCAAGAAATGATTCAAATACAGACAATTGTGAGCACCAACGACCTAATATGGGTCATATACACCAAGCATTGGTAGACAACAAGCATCAATCTGATAGTGGGACAACACCTATTGAAGATGAAAATGGGTTTAGCCACAAATATCTCAACAATAATGCCAATGGAGCAACTGTGCACATAGATATACCAAATAATGCTAATGTATTATCATCAAATGATAAAATTAGGATCCCACAAGAGAAATTCAAGACTTTTGTtg cttTAATACTGTTGATTGTGAATTTTTTAATCACCACTACATCTTTGGCTGTTGTTCATGAAAGAGTGCCTGATCGTAGTCTGTACAAACCATTACCGGATACATTTTTAGATGCTGTACCTGCTCGAGACTGGGCATTAGATGTATCagaaatatttatcattgtcaGCACAAACTTAACATTGTTAATTATTGCCAGTCATAAGTATAG gtttattGTACTACGTAGACTGATGTTCATGTTGTCTCTTCTATATCTCCTTCGCTCCATCACTATGTTTGTAACTGTATTGCCCACTTCTAGTACCACTTATTATTGTTCGCCTAAAGCCAACTCAACAAATCCAGTATTGATTGCTAGACGTGTTTTCCAGTTGTTTTCTGGTTTTGGTTTGTCAATCAATGGCAAGCACACATTTTGTGgcgattatatatatagtggaCATACCACAATTTTAGTGATGAGTTACTTAATCACCGTTGAAT aCTCTCCCAGACGATGGTATATATTGCATTGGGCTTCATGGTTGATGGCAGCTGTTGGAGTATTAATGGTACTCATAGCACACGGTCACTATACTATTGATGTGATTATTGCATACTTGGTTACTACACGGCTGTTTTGGATATACCATACATTAGCTAATAATGTTTATCTAAAG cataGCAGTTCCAATAATTACTTATCACGATCATGGTGGTTTTGGatgttcaaatattttgaaggAAATATCAATGGTCCAATACCTCGTCAATATGATTGGCCTTTACCATGGCCTCGACGTTTCACAGCTGCTAAATATCCAAATCGAGATAGTTAG